CCTTGATCTCCTTCACCGCCGTCCGGATGCCGTCCGGGGTCAGCAGATCGGTCTTCGCGTCGACCTGGGACGCCGACGCCGACGCCGAAGGGGCCGCCTCGGGCGGAGCGGGCGTGGCGCCCTTCGTCGCGGTCGAGGCGGGGCCGGGTGAACTCGCCGCCGTCTCGCCGCCCTTGCCGCCACCGTCCGGCAGCAGGGTCCACACCAGGACGCCTGCCAGTACGGTCGCGACGGCGGACGCGGCGATCGCGACCCGGCCCTTCGCACGGCCGCCCGGACCCGGCGGCGTCTGCCGTGTGGGGCCCGCCGGGTAGGGGGTCGGCGGGCCGACCGGACCCGGCACGGCGTCGTGCGGAGCCGACGGCCCGAAGCCCATCGGCGGCCCGAAGCCCATCGGCGGTCCGAACCCGCCCGGAGCTGCGGTCGGTGCGGCCGTCTGCCCCGGCGGAGCTGACAGCCGGTACGACGTGGTGCCGCCCGCCCCGCCAGGAGCAGTCGGAACACTCGGCGGACTCGGCGCGCCGGGAGCCGGGTTCCGGCCCTCGGCCGCTTCCGCGAGCATCCGGTCGGCGGTCTCCGCGTCCGCCCGGCCGGCCGGGTCCTTGACGAGCACGGCGCTCAGGAAACCGGTCAGCGATCCGGCCTGGACGGGCGGCGGAAGCTCCTCGCTGAGGAGGGCCGCCAGCGTCGCGAGGGTGCTGCCCCTGCGCAGCGGGTGACGCCCCTCGACGGCGACGTACAGCATCATCGCCAGCGACCACAGATCGGAGCCAGGGCCGCCCTCGCCACCGGAGATGCGCTCGGGCGCCATGTAGTCGGGCGTGCCGATGACGGACCCGGTCGCGGTCAGCGCCGTGGACTCCCTGATGGCCGCGATACCGAAGTCGGTGAGGACGGGACGGCCGTCGGGGCGCATCAGGACGTTGGCGGGCTTCACGTCCCGGTGCTGGATGCCGACGTCGTGCGCGGCGCGCAGCGCTGCCAGCACCTCGCGGCCGAGACGGGCGGCCTCGGC
The genomic region above belongs to Streptomyces marianii and contains:
- a CDS encoding serine/threonine-protein kinase; amino-acid sequence: MSDGESGRRVIDGRFELEARLGGGGMGMVWRARDLVLDRAVALKEVRPPDPGLAEYDPQGAAMLRARVLREARALARVDHPNVVTIHHVVDGGEHTYPWLVMELVTGGSLHDRLEKGPLAPAEAARLGREVLAALRAAHDVGIQHRDVKPANVLMRPDGRPVLTDFGIAAIRESTALTATGSVIGTPDYMAPERISGGEGGPGSDLWSLAMMLYVAVEGRHPLRRGSTLATLAALLSEELPPPVQAGSLTGFLSAVLVKDPAGRADAETADRMLAEAAEGRNPAPGAPSPPSVPTAPGGAGGTTSYRLSAPPGQTAAPTAAPGGFGPPMGFGPPMGFGPSAPHDAVPGPVGPPTPYPAGPTRQTPPGPGGRAKGRVAIAASAVATVLAGVLVWTLLPDGGGKGGETAASSPGPASTATKGATPAPPEAAPSASASASQVDAKTDLLTPDGIRTAVKEIKAATGTDRAGDFSVYPDYVSAEIMLKGSDTKYDSYTYRPGQGVQKGIISGSLIGGDRPFSLDDFDWDVLPALLKRAEKDLNVKQPTMRYVLVRPPDDTFGTPLGLAVYRVDDHVAGYLEADLKGKVTRVMPAQD